Part of the Desulfobulbaceae bacterium genome is shown below.
TCAACACTGCGCTAAACCCATGCTGATGGTCCATCGACCAGTCGATGAAGGCTGACGACAACCAAACCTCCATCAAGGAAGGACAAAATAAAAAGCCACCCCGTCTTCCCTGCCCGGAAACGGTGAAATGATGTTGATAAAACCGCCGTGCAAGTTGATAATCTTCTGGCAGAAGCAAAGCCCCAGACCTACCCCCACAGTTAATACAGAGTTTTCTCGGTCTTGTTTCACGTTGCTCCCCATGGTGAATGGCAGAAAGATTGTCTGCTGAATCTCTTTCGGGATGGCCGCCGCCTGATTAATAATCACAAAGGCAACTCGACCCTGCTTGGCAATAGGCAAAGGGCACTCTTCAGGTGATCCGCTCCAGATTTCCACCCCAGATCGTTTGTCGCCATATTTGATTGCATTCATAATGAGATTGGCAACGACCCGTGCTATGAGGCGTTTGTCCGCGGAGACTGACAGGCCGGCATCCAATCCCTGGCAGTGGAAATTCCAACTCTCCATCGTCATCACCCCCTGCTGAAAGCTGACCTGTTCCTGGACGCAGGCACCAAAGTCAAAGGGCTCCTTACAGAGAACTAGACTACCGTTCCTGGCCGCAACTGTCGTGAGCAGATCCTGGATCATATCCATTTGTGTTTTTAGGCACATCTGGGCAAGGTTGATATAGAAACGTTGATTCTCGGTGGTATCCGGATCCAAGCCGAGCATGTTGACCGCCCCGATGGCCCCGTTCATGGGGTTGCGAATATCATGGACCAGCATCCTAGCCCCCCACTCCGTCGATTCCATCTCCTTTGTTTGATCTTGACACTTGCTCTGCCAATGATTCAGATCTCGTTTACGATCCAGCAGCAACCGCAGCTTTTTGCTCATCAACTGGGGGTCGATAGGCCTTATCAGATAGTCATCAGCCCCGGCCTCGATCCCGATAAGCGCATCCCGTTCATTAAGGCACTTTGCCGAAATCAGGACTATCGGCAGATGGACCAGCGTAGGATTACTCCGCAAGCAGCGGCACAAATCATATCCGGAGAGGCCAGGCATCATCACATCAGACAAAACAAGATCGACCTCGCCTTGCTCCTCCTGCAGGAGTTCAAGGGCGGATGTGCCGTCCATCATGGGAATAACCTGATATCCTTCATGTTCCAAAGTGGCCTGGAGAACCAGTAAGTTATCCGGCATATCCTCGACAATCATAATACGTTCCATTTCACCTGCCTCCACACTATCTCCCACTCCCTTTATTAATTAAGCTGCCTGCTAAAGGCTGATTCGGCCTCGAACAGTTTCCGGTTATAGTTTCATTGACGAACGCTAACTGAGTTCGAGCTTCCTTAGCAATTTCAGTGATTGACAACATGCCGTCCGATCCACCTTGACAGAAGCTCAACATCTTGGTGCAGCAGGATGCCAGACGTTGCTGGAGTTGGGAGTGCTGAGCACGAAGATTGCCTTGAGTATCCTGCAGACTAGCAAGTTGATCTCGCAATTCCTTGATTTGCAGGATCGCCTTGACCCTGGTCACCATCTCCAAGTCATCCACCGGATGCACCATAAAATCATCCGCCCCCAGATCCAGCCCCTTGATTCTGCTACGCAAATCATTATAAGTGGCTGAGAGAAAAATAATCGGTATTAAGGCAGTCCCGGGCGAGGACTTAAGAAGTCGGCAGACCTCAAACCCGTCAATACCCGGCATTCGGATATCCAGCAAAATAAGATCAGGTGGCTCGGCAAGGATTGCCTCAAGACCGTCCTGGCCGCTCGTGGCGATACGGGTCGTTCCACCGATAGCGGCCCGAATTTTTTCCTGCAGCATGAACGCAATGTCAAGATTATCGTCCACGATCAATATATTTGCCACCTTAATACTCCTCCCCCAGCCAAGTGTTCAATACGGCCATCAAGACGACAGGATCGACCGGTTTAGCAACATAATCGTCGCATCCGGTTGCCATAAATTCTTCCCGGTCACCCTTCATGGCCCTGGCAGTCAACGCCACAATCGGGATATGCCGAAGTTCAGGCAGTTGCCGAATATTATTGATGGCATCCAGCCCACTCATATCCGGCATCTGGATGTCCATGAGAATAAGATCAGGATTCATACGAGCAGCCATATCGATAGCCTCCTGGCCGTTACAAGCCTTAATCATCTCATAGTTACCAATTTTCAATATTTCCTCGATAAGAAATAAATTATCATGATTGTCTTCGGCCACCAGAATTCGGCGCCCACCAGGATTTGGCCTACCCTTAACTTGAGGGATCATTGGGACACAGCCCTGCACCCCGGTCTCGCGGGGATGAGGAGTAATCGCTGCCAACGACAGGCCAACAACATCCCTGATGGTATCGAGAAGTTGATTTTCCCGGATATTCCCCTTAATCAATACCCCCTTAACATTGGCCGGCAGGCGGCTGGTCTGCTCGGCATCAAGATCCATTCCGCTCAAGATCAGCACCGGAATCCGAGCCAGGTCCGGCTTGCTGTTCATTTCCTTAAGGAAGGCAAACCCATCCATAATCGGCATCACAAGATCGAGAACGACCAGGTCCGGTTTTTCTTTTTCGAGAAGCTGCAGCCCGATGCTCCCATCGAGGCTAAAGGATATACGGTAGCCGGCCTCGCGCAAATGGACCCCCAGTTCCCGGACGGAGATCATATCGTCCTCGACCAGGAGGATATGGATACCGGTGTTATATTTTCCAAGTCGATCATCGTGATGCTGAGCCAGCATCACTCCAGGCGCTGGGAAAACCGTCTGTTGCTCAGGCTCGGCAGCTCCCCCTTGAAACATCCACCTGAGTTTTTCCTGCCAGGCATGATCAGGAAGGCGGTTTTTTCTCCGGCGATCAACCGGGACAATAACAGTAAAAGTCGAACCCCGATCAAGCTCGGAAACCACCTTGACCTCCCCTCCGAGTAACACGACAAGCTTCTTGCAAATATTTAAGCCCAAGCCGGAGCCCTTATATTTGCGGCTGGCCGAACCATCAATCTGGAAAAATGGTTCAAAAATCTGCTCTAACTGATCCTGGGGAATACCGATCCCAGTATCCTGGACAGTGAAATGGATGAAGCCTCTCCCCTTTCTCTCCTGAATCTGAACGGAGAGGGTGATGGCGCCCTTTGAGGTAAATTTAATGGCATTGCCGAGGAGGTTGGTGAGGATCTGCCCGAGTTTCCGCTCGTCGCTAACAATCATGGAGATCTCAGGGACAATCTGGAGCACGAATTCAAGACCATGACGCTCAGCCATTGATTTGATGCTGGCAGTAAGCGCTTCCAGAAAACCACGCACCTGGATCTGATCAAACCGCACCTCTTCCCGGCCGGTCTCGATCCGGGCCAGATCCAGGATATCGTTGATCAAGTCCAAAAGATTCCCGGCATTACGCATCACCACTTCCAGATACTGGTCCTGCTGTGCGTTGGTCTGGCCAGCGACACCGTCCCCCATCAGGCGAGTCAAGCCGAGAATAGCATTCAATGGCGTGCGCAGTTCATGTGACATGTTGGACAAGAAGATCGATTTCATCCTATTGGCCTCATCCGCCTCCACTGTCTTGCGCTCCAAGGCATCTCTCTGGGCAATGAGTTCCTCAGCCTGGGATTGAATCTCCTCACTCTGAGCGATGAGTTCCTCGCTCTGGGCTCTCAGTTCGTCATTCTGGGCCTCAAGGACTCTATTGCTGGCCTGCACTTCAACGGCCAAATCTTCCGTATGTTTCCTCCTGATGGCGTTCTGCATGGCAATACCCAGCTGGAGGGCGACATCCTCAAGAAACGACCGCTCATCGGTAAAAGGCTGGAATGCGGCAAGTTCCATCACCCCCAGAAACCCTTCTGCCACCTGAATGGGGAGACAGGCGATATGGGGCGGTTGTGCCACCCCAGTGCCAGAACGAAAGGCCAGGAAGCTTTCCGGCAGATTCGAGACAAAAATTGCCTCCTTCCTCAGGGCGACTTCACCCGGCACCCCTTGCCCCAAGATAAACTCGGGGGCAGGACAGGACAGAGCTTGGGTTGCCAGCGGAACCAACCGCTGGTCCGTTTCGGAAAAAAAATAGATAACCCCGGTGACCACAGAGGTGTACCGAGGTATGAGACGGAGAATATTAGTCGCGAGGTCTTCAAGACGGGTTTCCCGATTCAAGACTTTGATAATTTCATTCTGTCCACTGGCCAGCCGAAGAAGTCGCTCCAACTCCTGGTTTTTCTGCTCGATGGCATGGTTAATCTCCATCAAGTGGGTTTCATCCCGGATTAATTGCAGAGAACCGGCCAATTTGTAATTCTCATCATAAAAAGGAGTAGCCAATACCCAGGCGGGAAACCCGCTCCCATCCCACAGTTCACAATGATAAGTTTGCTCGACACTTGCCTTACCAGACATAATCTGAACATGGGGGCACAGATCGGTATGACAAAACTCCCGCGACCGCGCCACGTCGAAACATTTTTTTCCAACAGCCAAAGACATCGGCTGCTTCACGACCTTATCCATCGCCGGATTCTGAATGACAATAATAAAATCTCGATCAAGAACCCGCATGGCGCTTAAGGTTTGTTTATGCATCTGCACCATGGTGTCGTGCTTCAGAATCCCACTTTCGTCAAAAATATTTTGTAAAGGACCCTGATACATATTCCAAGACATCACAACATCTCCTTTTTTAAGTAAATTTTCAGGCGAGAATCAACCGGGCAAAAATGCCCCTGATAGCTCTGAGGGAGGGACTCGGACCTACCAAGGGCCAAATACCCGTCAGCACATAGGCATAAGTAAAAACGACGAAGTATATCAACCTTAAGTGAATGCTGGCAATAAATAAGCATATTTCTGCACAAAATAAAATCGTACTCCGAAAAAATACCGCTCGGGGGAGATAATCGGGACGGATTAGTCAAGTCGAACGAAACAAAGCTCACCATCCGCCGCAGCTCAGGCGTTACCTGCCAATAATGACACGACAGGGAATCCGGTTGTCTAAAATAACGGTTACGAATTGACTCTGGGACGTGCCGCAGGCTCTCCTCGTGATAAATTCCCTCTGCCGCAAAGGCCAGGCTGTCGCAATCAAGATCAGTGGCAAGGATGGTTACCTCCTGGTGAGGCGCAGCTTGTTGGTCCAACAATTCCGCAATCAGAATAGCCAGAGAATACGCCTCCTCACCAGAGGCGCAGGCAGAACTCCAGATCCGCACCGCAGCCCGCCTGGAGGTGGTCGTTCTCTCCATAATTTTCGGCAAAATCAGTCGTTCGATAAGCGTAAACACCTCGGGATCGCGAAAAAAATGACTCACCTTGATGGTCATCGCCGAGATCAGTTTCCGATATTCGGACGGATGATTCTCAAGAAAAACAAGGTAATCACCTACTGATTGGCATCGAACATCAATCATTCGCCGCTCCACGCGCCGACGCAAGGTAGACGAATTATAGCGAGTAAAATTACATCCCGACCACTGCTGGGCCAAGGTTATTACCCGGCAGAGCACTGCTTCCTCGTGTTCACTGAACATGAATACCTATAAGCGCCGGAGCGGCTGCTAAAATAGCGTCAACTTCCTGGTCATTCAGACCCAATTCCCTGAAGGCCCAAGGGTCGGCGCCATTGGCCATGGTGTCCGAAGACAAACCCACGCCCAAGAGGCAGCATAATATATTTGCCACATGGACCGCACAGACCAGCAGGCCAGACTGACTGGCCTGCCTGGGATGGTGGTGCAAGGCAATTGCCTCCCCCAAACCAGTCGGCAGGTTCCACAACTCCGCCACCTGACGACCGACTTCCGAATGATTAATGCCCAACACTTGTTGTTCCGCTTGATGGAACTCGACCCCTTGAAACAAAACCATATCCATAATCTTCGGAAACCACTGACCGGCACAGCGTTCAAGCACCACCTTGCCAATATCGTGTATCAGCCCGGCCAGATACGCCTTTTCCTGCTGCTCAGGTGCCTTGGCGCCGACCAGCAACTCAGCAATTTTAGCACAGGCCACCGAGTGATGAAAAAGTGCTCCGGTCTCCATAGAGTAAGCATACAATTTCCGCGCGAAATGATGATGGACCATAAGCTGCATCACCAACTTCCGAAAGGCCTTCAAACCTAACAGGGTCAGGCATTGAGAAATTGTACTGACCGGATAGGGCATATTATAATAAGCGGAATTGACCAACCGGAGCATACTTGCAGAAAGGACCTGATCCTGAAGAATGAGTCGCTCGATCTGTCGAAAACTGCTATTTTGATCCTGAGCCAAGACCAATGCCTGCATGGCAGCATCGGAAACCGGCTTCAATTCGGCAATCGCCTTGGACACTAACTCAGGGCCAATGGTCGATGCGGCAGAGCGAGATTGAGCGTGCCCGGAACAGGCAGAACGGACGGCAACTCGTCCATCACTAAGATCAAAAGACATATAACGGCCACAATCACCGCCCACTTCCTCGTGGATAATCGGGATATTCAGAGAGCTGAATATCCCTCTAAGGGCGAGAAGATTCCGCTGCCCAATTTGCAGGTTTGGTCCGCTGCCCAAAGTCCGAATATGGGCGCCTCCCGCCAAGACCACCTGCAAATGATCCTTACGGCAACCAGCCTCGATAAGTTTTTCCAGTATGAAAGGCACCCCACTTCGAGCGTAAGAGACAGGGTGTTGTTCTTCTTTCTCTTCAGAACCGAGGGGAAGGATAATATGAAGCAGTCCGCCGAGTTGGCGGCGTGGGTCATAGATGGCAACTCCGACACAGGAGCCAAGAAAGGTTTCCAAGATGTCAGGTGCCTTGCTGTAACAATATTCACCGGCAGTTATAACCAGCCGACTCATTGCGAGACAGATTGAGAGCTTAGCGCTTTCAGCTTAATCATGATACTACTGGGAGTAAAAATAGGGGGAGACAAGAGATCATTTCCAGGAAGATCTTGGCAAAGCCAAGAATCACCTCCTAATCCAAAAAAATTCATATTTTCGCCACCAGGAAGGCATGAAGGAAGACCACTGACAATGTTCAGGAAAAGCAGAAATCCAGTCTTAGCACGCCGCACCTAGCCCCTACTCAACGGCTAAGGAGAACAGGAATTCTCAACTATTAGCCGAAAAGATCCGATGAATCAATCTCTTTCCGCTCATCGTGACTCCAAGATACGCAAGCATGCTGACAAAAATAGACAGAAATCTATTAGGTAAAATGAGAATTGTCTACCTAATAAAATACACAAGTGATTATTCTTTTTTCAATAAATCTTCCCGCCCTGACGAAGAAGATTTCGCCAGGATGAACTCATAGATTCTGCGCCAAGCAGCAATGCTCCCACCGACTATACCATTCAGCCTAGGGTATAATCGATTGGCACGATGAGGGTAGCCTGAACTGGCGGGTTCGGGAAAGGGGCGGACTGCTTGATAATGGAAACGGAATTTTTATCTAGAAGCGCAAAACCGGAGCTTTTCTCGATCCGGATATCTTTAACCTGCCCATCCTGGCAGATCACGAAAGATACCAGCACCCTGCCCTGCCAGCCGTTCTTGCGAGCTATGACCGGGTAGGTCATATTCTTGCGGATTGCCTCCTTGATGAAATCAAAATGTTCCTGACGCCAACGTTCCTCGGCGGTTTGCGCCGTGCCGGTTCCACCCGATGCGACTGCGACAGGCGAATCCTGAGCCTGAGCAGACGCCACTCCCTCACTCCTCGCCATAGTCGACTGCGCAGGAGGTGAGGGGGTAGAGGTCAACGCCTGCGGTTCCGGCGTTTCGCTGACTATTGGCGCACTTGGCTCCTCCACCTCTACCGCTGCCACCTGAACCGGGGCGGGGATTTTCACCGCTTCCGGGATGGGCCTAACTAACCTCTTCACTACCTTTTTTTGTTTCCGGGGAGGGATAACTTCCTGTTTCACCACCTCCGGCGCCACCGGCAGCGTTGGAACAACACGTGCCACTGGTTCGGGAGGAGCTGCCACAGCGGGAGACGGGGCCGATTTTGGACCGGCCAGGATGGAGAGATCAATGACCTTTGGCGCTGGCGCCTCCGGCACCCCCGTAGCCAGAGAAAACAGCAACAATCCGAAGAGCCCATGCACTAAGAGTGAGGTAGAAAAACCAAAAGTCTGCACCCTCATGGCAATACCTCCGTCTGTAGGCTCACGGTAGTGAAACCTAAGTTCTTGACCCGATCAAGGACATCGACAAACCCCTGCAGCTCGATCTGACGATCAGCCCGGATGAGGATCGGTGTCTCCTTGGCGGCTGCGGCCAATACCATGCCGAGGGCTTCGAGCGTAGTCGGCTCTTCAGCCAGAAAAATCGTCCCCGCCCGATCAATTGTTACCGTTAACGGCTTCTGCACTTGACTCGCCTCAGCCATGGCCTGCGGCAATTCGACCTTAATCGCGCCCACGGCGATAAAGGTCGAGGTGGTGAGAACGATAGTTAAGAGCACGAGCATCACGTCTACCAGAGGGATAACGTTCATGCTTTCAAAGCCCCTCTCATCCATGATAAATATCCCATTCAAGGAGCAGCACCTTCACCCGACGCAACAACAAATTATAGCAAACCACCGCCGGGATGGCGACGAGCAGACCAACAGCCGTGACTTTGAGAGCCAAAGCCAACCCCACCATAATCTTATTGGCATCGGTCATACCTTCCCGGCCCATGGTATAAAAAGTGAGCATAATACCCATAACAGTACCCAAGAGACCGATATACGGGGCATTACTGCCGATGGTTGCAATAAGATGCAATTTATGGGTTAGGGCCAGTTCAAGACTTTTCCGGTTAGCAAAATTCTCAACCCGTACTTGGCGGTAAACCAAGAAACGTTCAACAGCAAGCCCCATCCCCACCACACTCATAATCACGAGCAGACCGATCACCCCGTAATCGATCGACACCTTTAACCATTCCATCCTATGACACCTCCAATAACAATCGCACTCCCATGCTGATCAGCATCAACATGGCAAACCCTTGAAAAATTCTCTGCATCCCCCCCACCTCCAGCCGCAGGCGACCGGCGAGCATCCCTAAGCCCCCTCCTGCAATAAGCAGCGGCGAACAGACAATACCGACCCCGAAAGATGCGCCACTTGTCGCCCCGAGAACTACTGACCCTGAACCGGCAGCGACAGCGAGAAGTCCAAGCAGGGATGGGCAGGGCAAAAGGCTGGTGGCTGCGCCCAAGGTAAAAAGTGTCCCCCGATTCCCGATGGCACCAAGCTTTTGCGGGCACTTCCGGCGATTAAAAACCGGTAGCAAGATCCCTGCTACAACCAAGAAGAGACCCGCCCACCGCTCACCATGCAGCTCCTGACCAAGGAGAGCAGCGCCAACCCCACCGGCAAGCCCGCCCCACATGGCGTAGACCCACAGCTTGCCCACGAGAAAACTTAGTGTTGAGTAAAATCCCTCACGAAAACCATCCGCGGAGCCGAGGAGATACGGCCCTAATTGGGGGAGACAGCCCAGACTGCATACCGTCGCCCCGGAGACGAGTCCAAGCAAAAAAAGAGCAACGAAATCAGGCACAACAGCGTTCAACCTCGGTGTCTACATATTCACCTGCCAGCAGTGCAGCGCCATAGGCCGTGGTGAGCTGCGGCAGCTCCGGCACCACCACCTCCCGCATCAGTTCATCCTCAAGGGCAATGACGAGTCCACGGTTCACTGCCGGGCCACCGTCGAAAAGCACCGTATCCTCAACCCCAAGTCGCCGGGCCAGACGCGCAACCCGCCGGGCAATGGCATAATGGATCCCGGCCACCAAATCCTCCTTGGCGTGACCAGCTGCCAACAGACTAATGATCTCGCTCTCAGCAAAGACCGTACAGGTGGAGTTGATCACCACTGGCACGCCCCGCGAATTTTCATGATAGCTGCCCAGTTCATCCACCTCGATCTCAAGGTTACGGGCTGTCATCTCCAGAAAGCGGCCGGTACCGGCAGCACACTTGTCGTTCATCGCAAAATCACTGACATGACCGTCATTATCAAGACGGATAACCTTCAGATCTTGGCCGCCGATATTGATGATCGTCCGCACAGCCGAGTGACCGAGATTGGCGGCGCCGACACCGTTTGCGGTGATCTCACTCACCGAAAGATCGGCCTCCTTGAATAATTTACGTCCATAACCAGTAGAGACAATGGCCCCGATCTCTTCACGACCGATCCCTGCCTCATGCAGGAGGCTCTCGAAGGCAGCAACGGTATTTTTGTGAAAAAGACTCCCGGTCGGGGTTATCCGGTGGGCGACAAGTGTGCCTTCTTCGTCAGTGATGGCGATCTTAATTGAGGTTGAACCAATGTCGATCCCTGCAAATTTCTTCACTTTTTCACTCCCTTATGATACTTACGTGTCCGAATCGACTCCAGAAATGCCTCAACCCGAGTAGAGAGCTGACCCATATCCTCAGGGCTGTAATCGGTCTCCACGTAAAGCATAGGTACCCCCTTTTGGGCCAACCCGGCTCCAATTTGCCGCTGTTCAAGTTCATAGGGGAGGCACCCGGAAAAGGCCTGATAGATGACGCCGTCCACCTGATAATCATCGGCAAGGGTAAGGAGGCGACGCTCCCGGTCACGGTTATCAGCCAGACACGGACAGGTGCAGGGTTTAAGTGCACGATCGGCAAGAGCCGGGATCATGTCGGCAAGCGTGCCCTCGCCAATAATCGCCTGATCGTGCAGGAGCCGGGCCGAGGAGCAAAGTTCATCGGCAACAATCACCGCCCCTGCCTCTTCCACCAGCACCGGCACCTTGAGGTTAGGAAAAATCGGCGGCGAGCCGGTAAAGAGGATGCGAGGCGCCTGCCGTGCGCCTGCCCCTTGACCGCGTGCAACCCTGGCCTCAAGTTCCATACAAAGCGTTGCCACAGCCTGACGCCAGCAATTGATATCATCAAAAAAATAACTGTTGGCAACAAGCAGCAGATCCTTGCCAGCCAAGGGTGCGGGCTGGCTGCACTGCAAGGCATACAGCTGCTGGAATACCCGGCTGGCCTGAGAACGTTCGAGAATTGCGGCCTGGACTGATTTACGGTTAAGCCGAACGCCTGTCCATTTCTCAAGGGTAAGAGCCAATTCCTTTACCGACTCCTGCCAGTAGAAACGCGCCCCTTCCGAGTCCTTCACCGGCGGCATCTCAAGGAGATGGACGGGATACCCGTGACTGGCGAGCAGAGAGGCCATCTTCCGCTTTTGATCACAGGTGGTTGGCACCACAATACCGCAAAGGTCTTCGAGCTGACCTCCTGACTCAAGCATCCCGAGGGTGGCCTTGACCAAGGGGCAGGATTTGGCCGGCATAATCTCAGCGCCCACCGACTCGTGGGCCTGAGCGCCGCTACAAAGACGCACCGGACGGGCGCCACAAGCACGGATCAGCTCCTCGGGCACCTGCACGCAGAGGGTACCAACCGCCTTTCCTTTTCCTGACGGCCGGCTCTCACCTTTTCCCCGGGAGCGGAAAAGATCATAAAAATATCCCATGGCCACCGGATTGTCAGGAAACCCCTCGATCCTGCGCAACATCTCCTCACTCTCCATGGCAAGGTGGAGGGCAGCTGTGCGACTGACCCGCGCTTTTCGATCAGTGCTCATGACCCTCTCCATCCTGTCTGCGAAAAAAACCTGTGGCAGTGGAGGTATAGACCGGCGCCCCGAGGAAGCGCACCTGCAGGCAGCGATCCTCAGGACAGACTTCAACACACTTAAAACACATCATACAGTCATCCTTTACAATATTGCGGCTTACAACATCATCGGCAATGGCATGGATACCAACATCGCAGGCCCGGAAACAGTTGCCGCAACGGGTGCATCTGCCTCCATCCTTAACCAGCCGCAGAAGTCCCAATTTGGTGAAAATGTAGTGAAAGGCGCTCATCGGGCAGAAAAGGCAGAAGAAACGGCGTTTCACAAAGGAACCAACAAAAAAGAGTCCGGTCACCACCATCCCGAGGGCAGTCAACACCAGTTTAGTCTTCGAACTGAAATCAATCACCAACTGCGACAAGTCGCCGGTAAAAAGCGGCAACACTGTCCGACCTGGACAGATCATACAGAAGGGAACTTCAAAATCGTGGTTGAGCTTCGGTAGACCGGCTATCGAGTTACCCATGGCCATGGGCAGCATGATAAGCAGGGCAAGCAGCAGATACTTGATCTTCTTAAGACGAGTGAAGACGGACGGGGCAAAGGCACCATAGCGGATACCCATTTTTTTCCTTAGAATGGTGAGCCAGTCCTGCAGAGTCCCAAGCGGACAGGCAAAGCCGCACCACGCCTTATTCAAGATGAGGAAAAACCCGACAAAGGTGGCAAGCCCTACCAATACGCCAATCCCACGCCCTGAGAAGAGCTGAGCATAGGGCAACGCCATTTGATGCTGAAACCCCATGAGATAGCACGAGCCCCCTCGTTCTTGATCGAAGACGCAGGCGAAGGTAGGCAGCTGGTTGCCGAGGTTGATTGCCACCATGCCCCCAAACACAAGAAGCAGGAAAAATACGATCTGAACCCACCGCCGAAGCCATGAGACGCTGCCGTTATCCAGCCGTTGACAAATACTACTCTTCATCAAAGACGATCTCTCGCCGCGGCCGCCGCCGGCGTTCTCGGTGGATATAGATCCCAAGACCGGACACGGCCATGGCAACGGTTACGATCAGCAACCCGTAGACTAACGAGGTGTACTCACGACGGGCAGGATTATAGCGCCAGGGAAAGGTAGAAACCATCTCGACGCGGCGATAATCCAGCCCATTGAAGGACCCGACCTGGTCAACCGCGTAACGGGCCTCGATCCGCACCTCGCCGAGCTGATTACGCTCAAAGAGAGACCAAGAAGCAGGGTAATAGTCGCGAATCAGCTGTACCGCAGCATGACCATCAGCATCAGTGGTCACCTCACGGCTCCACCCCTTCTCCGAGGTCACCCTGACCGTTGCGAAAGGAGCGGGCTTGCCTTGATAGAGGACGTCAAGTGCAAGCATATCGCCCGACATGAGTCGCGAATGAAAATTACCATCCCAAAGGTCCCGGACCACTATCTCGAAGGGCACCACAAGGCAACTGCGGGGGGCAATAC
Proteins encoded:
- a CDS encoding biopolymer transporter ExbD is translated as MDERGFESMNVIPLVDVMLVLLTIVLTTSTFIAVGAIKVELPQAMAEASQVQKPLTVTIDRAGTIFLAEEPTTLEALGMVLAAAAKETPILIRADRQIELQGFVDVLDRVKNLGFTTVSLQTEVLP
- a CDS encoding energy transducer TonB; the protein is MRVQTFGFSTSLLVHGLFGLLLFSLATGVPEAPAPKVIDLSILAGPKSAPSPAVAAPPEPVARVVPTLPVAPEVVKQEVIPPRKQKKVVKRLVRPIPEAVKIPAPVQVAAVEVEEPSAPIVSETPEPQALTSTPSPPAQSTMARSEGVASAQAQDSPVAVASGGTGTAQTAEERWRQEHFDFIKEAIRKNMTYPVIARKNGWQGRVLVSFVICQDGQVKDIRIEKSSGFALLDKNSVSIIKQSAPFPNPPVQATLIVPIDYTLG
- a CDS encoding HDOD domain-containing protein, whose product is MSRLVITAGEYCYSKAPDILETFLGSCVGVAIYDPRRQLGGLLHIILPLGSEEKEEQHPVSYARSGVPFILEKLIEAGCRKDHLQVVLAGGAHIRTLGSGPNLQIGQRNLLALRGIFSSLNIPIIHEEVGGDCGRYMSFDLSDGRVAVRSACSGHAQSRSAASTIGPELVSKAIAELKPVSDAAMQALVLAQDQNSSFRQIERLILQDQVLSASMLRLVNSAYYNMPYPVSTISQCLTLLGLKAFRKLVMQLMVHHHFARKLYAYSMETGALFHHSVACAKIAELLVGAKAPEQQEKAYLAGLIHDIGKVVLERCAGQWFPKIMDMVLFQGVEFHQAEQQVLGINHSEVGRQVAELWNLPTGLGEAIALHHHPRQASQSGLLVCAVHVANILCCLLGVGLSSDTMANGADPWAFRELGLNDQEVDAILAAAPALIGIHVQ
- a CDS encoding response regulator, yielding MLQEKIRAAIGGTTRIATSGQDGLEAILAEPPDLILLDIRMPGIDGFEVCRLLKSSPGTALIPIIFLSATYNDLRSRIKGLDLGADDFMVHPVDDLEMVTRVKAILQIKELRDQLASLQDTQGNLRAQHSQLQQRLASCCTKMLSFCQGGSDGMLSITEIAKEARTQLAFVNETITGNCSRPNQPLAGSLINKGSGR
- a CDS encoding protein-glutamate O-methyltransferase CheR, with the translated sequence MFSEHEEAVLCRVITLAQQWSGCNFTRYNSSTLRRRVERRMIDVRCQSVGDYLVFLENHPSEYRKLISAMTIKVSHFFRDPEVFTLIERLILPKIMERTTTSRRAAVRIWSSACASGEEAYSLAILIAELLDQQAAPHQEVTILATDLDCDSLAFAAEGIYHEESLRHVPESIRNRYFRQPDSLSCHYWQVTPELRRMVSFVSFDLTNPSRLSPPSGIFSEYDFILCRNMLIYCQHSLKVDILRRFYLCLCADGYLALGRSESLPQSYQGHFCPVDSRLKIYLKKEML
- a CDS encoding response regulator — protein: MERIMIVEDMPDNLLVLQATLEHEGYQVIPMMDGTSALELLQEEQGEVDLVLSDVMMPGLSGYDLCRCLRSNPTLVHLPIVLISAKCLNERDALIGIEAGADDYLIRPIDPQLMSKKLRLLLDRKRDLNHWQSKCQDQTKEMESTEWGARMLVHDIRNPMNGAIGAVNMLGLDPDTTENQRFYINLAQMCLKTQMDMIQDLLTTVAARNGSLVLCKEPFDFGACVQEQVSFQQGVMTMESWNFHCQGLDAGLSVSADKRLIARVVANLIMNAIKYGDKRSGVEIWSGSPEECPLPIAKQGRVAFVIINQAAAIPKEIQQTIFLPFTMGSNVKQDRENSVLTVGVGLGLCFCQKIINLHGGFINIISPFPGREDGVAFYFVLP
- a CDS encoding response regulator; translated protein: MSWNMYQGPLQNIFDESGILKHDTMVQMHKQTLSAMRVLDRDFIIVIQNPAMDKVVKQPMSLAVGKKCFDVARSREFCHTDLCPHVQIMSGKASVEQTYHCELWDGSGFPAWVLATPFYDENYKLAGSLQLIRDETHLMEINHAIEQKNQELERLLRLASGQNEIIKVLNRETRLEDLATNILRLIPRYTSVVTGVIYFFSETDQRLVPLATQALSCPAPEFILGQGVPGEVALRKEAIFVSNLPESFLAFRSGTGVAQPPHIACLPIQVAEGFLGVMELAAFQPFTDERSFLEDVALQLGIAMQNAIRRKHTEDLAVEVQASNRVLEAQNDELRAQSEELIAQSEEIQSQAEELIAQRDALERKTVEADEANRMKSIFLSNMSHELRTPLNAILGLTRLMGDGVAGQTNAQQDQYLEVVMRNAGNLLDLINDILDLARIETGREEVRFDQIQVRGFLEALTASIKSMAERHGLEFVLQIVPEISMIVSDERKLGQILTNLLGNAIKFTSKGAITLSVQIQERKGRGFIHFTVQDTGIGIPQDQLEQIFEPFFQIDGSASRKYKGSGLGLNICKKLVVLLGGEVKVVSELDRGSTFTVIVPVDRRRKNRLPDHAWQEKLRWMFQGGAAEPEQQTVFPAPGVMLAQHHDDRLGKYNTGIHILLVEDDMISVRELGVHLREAGYRISFSLDGSIGLQLLEKEKPDLVVLDLVMPIMDGFAFLKEMNSKPDLARIPVLILSGMDLDAEQTSRLPANVKGVLIKGNIRENQLLDTIRDVVGLSLAAITPHPRETGVQGCVPMIPQVKGRPNPGGRRILVAEDNHDNLFLIEEILKIGNYEMIKACNGQEAIDMAARMNPDLILMDIQMPDMSGLDAINNIRQLPELRHIPIVALTARAMKGDREEFMATGCDDYVAKPVDPVVLMAVLNTWLGEEY